In a genomic window of Glycine max cultivar Williams 82 chromosome 13, Glycine_max_v4.0, whole genome shotgun sequence:
- the LOC102662159 gene encoding protein MAIN-LIKE 1-like, whose amino-acid sequence MDHADEEVHEQPDEAVGVDVPTNAEGFPGGPHNTSVLQDYVYHVPTKVWSGEERPELKLCSHGRKVEKFAKPVLEIEGLVAATGLSPLITCLLDTSDRGLMFAFVERWHKETSSFHLLVREVTITLNDVASLLHLPITGTFHSFESLHVDDDILLLVELLEVSGEEARVETVQCQGAYVRLSWLRDIYRSKCDATQWTPVACAYLLHLLGCILFANKSVTRIHVVFLDALRDLTQTGSYVWGVVALVHLYDNLNDASKSTTRQLAGYITLL is encoded by the exons ATGGATCATGCGGATGAGGAGGTCCATGAACAGCCTGATGAAGCAGTTGGTGTTGATGTGCCGACTAATGCCGAGGGTTTTCCAGGCGGACCCCACAACACATCAGTGTTGCAAGACTATGTTTATCATGTGCCCACAAAAGTTTGGAGTGGAGAg GAACGTCCTGAGCTGAAATTATGCTCCCATGGAAGAAAGGTGGAGAAGTTTGCCAAGCCTGTCCTTGAGATCGAAGGCTTAGtggctgccacaggattaagtcctcTGATCACATGTTTGCTGGACACTAGTGATCGGGGACTTATGTTTGCTTTCGTGGAGAGGTGGCATAAGGAAACCAGTAGTTTCCATCTGCTAGTAAGAGAGGTGACTATCACCTTGAATGATGTGGCCTCATTGCTGCATTTGCCTATTACAGGCACATTCCATAGTTTTGAGTCTCTTCATGTGGATGATGACATCTTGCTGCTAGTGGAATTGCTTGAAGTAAGTGGTGAAGAGGCACGAGTTGAGACAGTACAATGTCAAGGGGCATATGTTCGACTTTCCTGGCTGCGAGACATATATCGAAGCAAATGTGATGCAACACAGTGGACACCCGTAGCTTGTGCGTATTTGTTGCACCTTCTTGGTTGCATactctttgctaacaagagtgtgACACGCATTCATGTGGTATTCTTGGACGCATTGAGGGACTTGACGCAGACTGGAAGCTACGTATGGGGAGTTGTTGCACTAGTGCATTTGTATGACAATCTGAATGATGCGTCAAAGAGCACGACCAGACAACTTGCAGGATACATCACACTTTTATAg
- the LOC106795611 gene encoding uncharacterized protein: METISKRFKELDVCGKVTLKSKLRKIAYLDLNFMCAPPEKVKTKGAQKRPVTKQQRSTKCDPSYWEYVDALHSMQNSNSLVKRSASSSEQPFERRVMPMLDQFHPCIHDSIVNIVDMKVDGNCGYRAVVALLGMGEDSWSLVRNHLLKELTKWSDDCINLVGGID, encoded by the coding sequence ATGGAAACCATTTCCAAGCGATTTAAAGagcttgatgtttgtggcaaagtTACTTTGAAGAGTAAACTTCGGAAAATTGCTTACCTTGATCTAAACTTTATGTGTGCTCCTCCAGAAAAGGTGAAAACAAAAGGTGCTCAGAAGAGACCGGTGACCAAGCAACAAAGATCTACAAAGTGTGATCCCTcgtactgggagtatgttgatgcattACATTCTATGCAGAATAGTAATTCGTTAGTGAAACGTAGTGCATCATCATCTGAGCAACCATTTGAAAGAAGGGTCatgccgatgttggatcaatttcatccatgCATTCATGATTCCATTGTAAACATTGTTGATATGAAAGTTGATGGTAATTGTGGATATCGTGCAGTTGTTgccttattaggtatgggtgaagattcaTGGTCATTGGTTCGCAaccatttgcttaaagaacttacAAAATGGTCTGATGACTGTATAAACCTAGTTGGTGGTATAGActga
- the LOC100778533 gene encoding polypyrimidine tract-binding protein homolog 2 — translation MASVSTQQQFRYTQPPSKVLHLRNLPWECTEDELIELGKLFGKVVNTKCNVGANRNQAFIEFADLNQAIAMISYYASSSEPAQVRGKTVYLQYSNRQEIVNNKTAADVAGNVLLVTIEGEDARLVSIDVLHLVFSAFGFVHKITTFEKTAGFQALVQFSDAETATSAKDALDGRSIPRYLLPEHIGPCGLKITYSGHSDLSVKFQSHRSRDYTNPYLPVAQSAMEGSGQPMVGLDGKRLEAESNVLLASIENMQYTVTLDVLHMVFSAFGPVQKIAMFDKNGGLQALIQYPDIQTAVVAKETLEGHCIYDGGFCKLHISYSRHTDLSIKVNNERSRDYTIPNVPPPVVNAQPSILGQHPVPMTGPPPQHYNGAQYAPVTEQTLMSHSQAGWGTGPPQSMQQMHNHPYTPSAMVPPQTTPGMQFPSHIQ, via the exons ATGGCATCGGTGTCTACTCAGCAACAGTTCCGTTACACGCAGCCACCATCAAAGGTGCTTCATTTGAGAAATTTGCCGTGGGAGTGCACAGAGGACGAACTAATTGAACTTGGGAAGCTATTTGGGAAAGTTGTGAACACAAAGTGCAATGTCGGAGCAAATCGGAATCAAGCTTTTATAGAATTT GCAGATTTAAATCAGGCGATCGCAATGATATCATATTATGCCTCATCGTCGGAGCCTGCTCAAGTACGAGGGAAAACTGTGTATCTTCAGTATTCCAATAGGCAAGAAATAGTGAATAACAAAACTGCAGCAGATGTTGCTGGAAATGTACTGTTGGTAACAATCGAGGGTGAAGATGCAAGGCTTGTCAGCATTGATGTTTTACACTTG GTCTTTTCAGCCTTTGGGTTTGTGCATAAGATTACTACTTTTGAGAAGACAGCAGGATTCCAG GCATTGGTGCAATTTTCAGATGCAGAAACTGCTACCTCCGCAAAGGATGCTTTGGATGGAAGAAGCATACCTAG GTACCTGCTTCCTGAACATATAGGACCATGTGGCCTTAAGATCACATATTCTGGACATTCAGACTTAAGTGTCAAGTTTCAAAGTCACAGAAGCAG agACTACACTAATCCTTACCTTCCTGTTGCTCAATCTGCCATGGAGGGAAGTGGACAG cCCATGGTGGGTTTGGATGGGAAGAGACTGGAGGCCGAGAGTAATGTTCTTCTTGCATCTATTGAGAACATGCAGTATACTGTAACCTTGGATGTCTTACACATG GTTTTCTCTGCCTTTGGACCTGTCCAAAAGATTGCAATGTTTGACAAGAATGGTGGTTTACAGGCTCTGATTCAATATCCAG ATATCCAAACAGCTGTTGTGGCCAAGGAAACCTTGGAAGGACACTGCATATATGATGGAGGTTTTTGCAAGCTTCACATCTCGTATTCACGTCATACTGATCTTAGTATAAAG GTGAATAATGAGAGAAGTAGAGACTATACCATTCCTAATGTACCTCCACCTGTAGTGAATGCTCAGCCCTCAATTTTAGGGCAACATCCAGTTCCGATGACGGGCCCTCCTCCTCAACATTACAATGGAGCTCAGTACGCACCAGTTACTGAGCAAACTCTGATGTCTCATTCTCAGGCTGGATGGGGGACAGGTCCACCTCAGTCTATGCAACAGATGCATAACCATCCTTACACGCCATCCGCCATGGTGCCACCGCAAACAACCCCTGGAATGCAGTTTCCAAGTCACATTCAATAG